A window from Nitrospira sp. ND1 encodes these proteins:
- a CDS encoding (2Fe-2S)-binding protein, protein MPLMYVCLCKGLTESDVRAAGRQGFLTTRQIVAEFGLRDNGCCGRCAKNIHELVSLAKSQMETTCQNPVRS, encoded by the coding sequence ATGCCACTCATGTATGTCTGCTTATGTAAGGGCTTAACGGAATCAGATGTGCGGGCGGCCGGTCGTCAGGGCTTCCTGACCACCAGGCAAATCGTTGCTGAATTCGGCTTGCGCGATAACGGATGCTGCGGCCGTTGCGCGAAGAATATCCACGAACTTGTGTCGCTGGCGAAGAGCCAGATGGAGACTACCTGTCAAAATCCGGTGCGGTCCTAG
- a CDS encoding mechanosensitive ion channel family protein: protein MSLGLLVGTVMAMLAVMAGVLMGLTYLLARRGRSAPPLPFYAGGVALVLVTAALVGRSELVSHSPHFVRSGLDVAAWLGASFFLFTILDALIIGEWLIERGQRYIPDIVRQLLIGAEVVAAGVLILWLVMGINLVALVALPTVAAAMVGVALKDTLTRFFSGIELGKIVKVGEWITVVDREGMVTHIGMEHVTLLTRAQDLVSLPNDLVIQSGVTNFSRPTTTHFCNVYVDAAYRTPPEQVCATLLEAAVAVPGVLQDPKATALVTAFNESAIQYRIKFPISDFAQRDMIESRMRTYIWHAFARNGIEIPFPQRVLHQTVEPEVVANGQAVGRMVAQLAAVDFLGTLDAKQLEALAKEARWESYLPGERVVRQGEPGEVLYVIASGKADVRLEQGGLSSTVTTLEAGKFFGEMSLLTGEPRSATVSAATELLVIAVGKQSLLQVVQEDRRLIERIGEVVARRQAATAAAKTQLSREAAALSAVTHARSLVERIQNFFWGARKAQ from the coding sequence ATGAGCCTCGGTCTACTGGTCGGCACGGTGATGGCGATGCTTGCCGTCATGGCCGGGGTGTTGATGGGCCTGACCTATCTGTTGGCTCGACGCGGCAGGTCGGCGCCGCCGCTCCCGTTCTATGCCGGCGGTGTGGCACTGGTGCTCGTCACCGCCGCGTTGGTCGGCCGCAGCGAACTCGTGAGTCACAGTCCGCACTTTGTCCGGTCGGGACTCGATGTCGCGGCCTGGCTGGGCGCCTCTTTTTTTCTCTTCACGATTCTTGATGCCCTGATCATCGGCGAATGGCTGATCGAACGAGGGCAGCGCTATATCCCCGATATTGTCCGGCAGCTGCTCATCGGCGCGGAAGTGGTGGCTGCCGGAGTGTTGATCCTCTGGCTGGTCATGGGGATCAACCTCGTGGCCCTGGTGGCGTTGCCGACCGTTGCGGCGGCGATGGTCGGTGTCGCGTTGAAAGATACGCTGACGCGCTTCTTTTCCGGAATTGAGCTGGGAAAGATTGTGAAGGTGGGGGAGTGGATTACGGTGGTTGATCGTGAAGGGATGGTGACCCACATCGGCATGGAGCATGTGACGCTGCTGACTCGCGCTCAGGATCTCGTCTCGCTGCCTAACGATCTGGTGATCCAGAGCGGGGTGACGAATTTCAGCAGGCCCACCACGACGCATTTCTGTAACGTGTATGTCGATGCCGCCTATCGCACTCCGCCTGAGCAGGTCTGTGCGACGTTGCTTGAGGCGGCTGTGGCGGTGCCGGGGGTATTGCAGGATCCGAAGGCGACCGCTCTGGTCACGGCATTTAACGAATCGGCGATTCAGTATCGAATCAAATTTCCGATCAGTGATTTCGCACAGCGGGATATGATCGAGAGCCGGATGCGGACGTACATTTGGCATGCCTTTGCGCGCAATGGAATCGAGATTCCCTTTCCACAACGTGTGCTGCATCAGACGGTCGAACCGGAGGTCGTTGCGAACGGGCAGGCGGTCGGGCGCATGGTTGCCCAACTCGCGGCGGTCGACTTTTTGGGTACGCTGGATGCCAAGCAGCTCGAAGCGTTAGCGAAAGAAGCGCGATGGGAGTCCTACTTACCTGGCGAACGGGTTGTTCGTCAGGGGGAGCCCGGAGAGGTCCTCTACGTCATCGCTTCCGGAAAAGCTGATGTGCGGTTGGAACAGGGGGGGCTCAGTTCGACGGTGACAACGCTTGAAGCGGGGAAGTTTTTCGGCGAAATGTCTCTGTTAACTGGGGAGCCGCGTTCGGCCACGGTATCGGCCGCGACGGAATTGTTGGTCATTGCCGTCGGGAAGCAGTCGTTGCTGCAGGTTGTTCAGGAGGATCGCCGACTGATCGAGCGCATCGGTGAAGTGGTGGCCCGTAGACAGGCGGCGACTGCGGCAGCGAAAACGCAACTGTCTCGTGAGGCAGCGGCCCTTTCGGCAGTCACACACGCACGTTCCCTCGTCGAGCGCATTCAGAACTTTTTCTGGGGTGCGCGCAAGGCGCAGTGA
- the recJ gene encoding single-stranded-DNA-specific exonuclease RecJ, protein MQEKLWVFRPSDIALQNNLSRQLSISPVTASVLLARGVTTSDEATRWMSGVQGGLHDPFLLPDMEPAVERLHQALARQERVCFYGDYDVDGVSATSLYLSFYQGLGGNACGYIPHRVREGYGLNEGAVRRLAEEGISLLVTSDCGTTSHHEIAVARELGMDVIVTDHHQTDATMPAALAVLNPHRRDAIYPFKGLCSAGLAYKVVSAYQQRYGSGDVEPDSCLDLVALATVADIVPLQDENRILVREGLTHITRGARAGIRALKQVAGIAKACTSETIGFRLGPRLNAAGRLDHAMLCVRLLTTESDQEAMQIAEQLEQLNRQRQQIEEGITGEAATYLQQDEPAAAIVLGSRDWHLGVVGIVAARLVDRFHRPSIVMAIDGQGIGKGSARTVEGFDLYQGLSECKDLLEAYGGHPSAAGLTLKEPRLEEFRRRFCEVVAQWAGSARTVPTLHVDAEVKLTDVNFDLIQELESLHPFGAGNPEPTLAVRGLDVVDARVVGEKHLKLRVRQGRSFIFDSIGFRMGSFEELGLRAGRPVDLAFSPERNHWNGYDRVQLRIKALRMSGEVS, encoded by the coding sequence ATGCAGGAAAAACTGTGGGTGTTTCGACCGTCTGATATCGCCTTGCAGAATAATTTGTCGCGGCAGCTCTCGATCTCGCCGGTGACGGCCTCGGTGCTCCTTGCGCGCGGTGTCACGACTTCCGATGAAGCGACCCGTTGGATGTCCGGCGTGCAGGGCGGGCTGCACGATCCATTTTTGCTCCCTGATATGGAACCGGCTGTCGAGCGGTTACATCAGGCCCTCGCTCGCCAGGAGCGGGTCTGTTTTTACGGCGATTACGATGTCGATGGGGTCTCGGCGACGAGTCTCTATCTGTCGTTCTATCAAGGTCTCGGCGGGAATGCCTGTGGCTACATTCCGCATAGGGTTCGCGAAGGCTACGGGTTGAACGAGGGGGCGGTTCGTCGCTTAGCGGAAGAGGGGATTTCGCTGCTTGTCACCTCCGACTGCGGGACGACCTCGCATCATGAGATTGCGGTCGCCAGGGAACTCGGCATGGATGTGATCGTCACGGATCATCATCAAACGGATGCCACGATGCCTGCCGCCCTTGCCGTGCTCAATCCGCACCGGCGCGATGCGATCTATCCGTTTAAAGGGCTCTGCTCGGCGGGGTTGGCGTATAAGGTGGTGTCGGCTTACCAGCAACGGTATGGATCCGGCGACGTGGAGCCTGACTCCTGCTTGGATCTGGTCGCGTTGGCAACGGTGGCCGACATCGTGCCGCTTCAGGACGAGAATCGGATTCTGGTGCGGGAAGGCCTGACCCACATCACGCGCGGAGCCCGCGCTGGAATTCGCGCGCTCAAGCAGGTAGCCGGTATCGCGAAGGCCTGTACGAGCGAGACGATCGGTTTCCGCCTCGGCCCCCGGTTGAATGCCGCAGGACGGCTGGATCATGCCATGCTCTGTGTACGGCTGTTGACGACGGAGTCCGATCAGGAAGCCATGCAGATTGCCGAACAGTTGGAGCAGTTGAACCGGCAGCGGCAACAGATCGAGGAAGGCATTACCGGCGAGGCGGCGACCTATCTGCAGCAGGATGAGCCGGCCGCGGCGATCGTCTTAGGCTCGCGTGACTGGCATCTGGGTGTTGTGGGGATTGTTGCCGCTCGCTTGGTGGACCGGTTCCATCGTCCGAGCATCGTGATGGCGATCGATGGGCAGGGCATAGGGAAGGGCTCGGCCAGGACGGTGGAGGGGTTCGATCTGTATCAGGGATTGTCCGAGTGTAAGGATCTGTTGGAGGCCTATGGCGGTCACCCGAGTGCCGCTGGACTGACGCTCAAGGAACCGCGGTTGGAGGAATTCCGCCGGCGGTTCTGTGAGGTGGTGGCTCAGTGGGCCGGGAGTGCTCGCACGGTGCCGACCCTGCACGTCGATGCCGAGGTGAAGCTGACGGATGTCAATTTTGACCTGATCCAGGAACTGGAATCCCTGCATCCCTTCGGGGCCGGCAATCCCGAACCCACCTTGGCTGTTCGCGGCCTGGATGTGGTGGACGCACGAGTCGTCGGCGAGAAGCATCTGAAGTTGCGTGTTCGGCAAGGGCGGTCATTTATCTTCGATAGCATCGGCTTTCGCATGGGCTCGTTTGAAGAGCTGGGGCTCAGGGCCGGTCGACCGGTGGACTTGGCTTTCAGCCCCGAGCGCAATCATTGGAACGGCTACGATCGAGTGCAGTTGCGTATCAAGGCCCTTCGCATGAGCGGTGAGGTGTCGTAA
- a CDS encoding DUF192 domain-containing protein, which translates to MWCLTGITMLSMTCFSLAADPQADTLITVKTPTGTLIQAELADTALKRAQGLMFREHLADDRGMLFIFGDAQPWTFWMKNTKIPLDIIWMDAKKTIVHIERNVPICTRQDDGCPQYHSDEGALYVLELGGGRAAALQLQRGMKLSFKQP; encoded by the coding sequence ATGTGGTGCCTTACAGGTATCACCATGCTGAGTATGACCTGCTTCAGCTTGGCCGCCGATCCGCAGGCCGATACGCTCATTACGGTCAAAACGCCAACCGGTACACTGATCCAGGCGGAATTAGCCGATACGGCATTGAAACGTGCCCAGGGTTTGATGTTTCGAGAGCATCTCGCGGATGACCGCGGCATGCTCTTTATCTTCGGCGACGCCCAGCCCTGGACATTCTGGATGAAAAATACCAAGATCCCACTCGATATCATCTGGATGGACGCAAAGAAAACGATCGTCCATATCGAACGAAACGTCCCCATCTGCACCAGACAGGACGACGGCTGTCCACAGTACCACTCGGATGAAGGTGCGCTGTACGTCTTGGAACTCGGCGGGGGCCGTGCGGCGGCACTGCAGCTTCAACGCGGTATGAAACTGAGCTTCAAACAGCCCTGA
- a CDS encoding ubiquitin-like protein Pup: MEKQERRPESRKDSHQKEEVKPNPKVVESGKKMKEDIDKLVDEIDDVLEKNAEEFVKNYVQKGGE; this comes from the coding sequence ATGGAGAAACAGGAGAGGAGACCGGAATCCAGGAAAGACTCTCATCAGAAGGAAGAGGTCAAGCCGAATCCAAAAGTCGTCGAGTCCGGGAAAAAGATGAAAGAAGACATCGACAAGTTGGTCGATGAAATCGACGACGTGCTCGAAAAAAATGCCGAAGAGTTCGTGAAGAACTATGTGCAAAAGGGAGGGGAGTAG
- a CDS encoding sodium-translocating pyrophosphatase codes for MSDSAIVTFALIAAIAGIAYGLYLAMWVFKLNAGNAKMQEIAKAIQEGAGAYMNRQYKTVGMVAAVLFVVLWGAGAVSDKFGMLTAIGFLIGAGASALAGYVGMIIAVRANVRTAQAAHNGMNAALTVAFRGGAVTGLLLIGLGLLAITSFYTLASQMAGQEKAIHALLSLGFGGSLISVFARVGGGIYTKAADVGADLVGKVEAGIPEDDPRNPAVIADNVGDNVGDCAGMAADLFETYAVTTVAAMVLAFTMFKGVSAPILYPLALGGVTIFATIIGILFVKVSPGGEIMPALYKGLFVAGGIAAVAFYPITSKIMEGVGGVSGISYYLAALMGLAVTLALVFITDYYTSKDYAPVKDIAKASETGHATNIIAGLAVGMQSTSAPVIVIGAAILGSYWICGGAAAGGLYGVAVAAVSMLSMAGIVVAIDAFGPITDNAGGIAEMAHLGKEVRDITDPLDAVGNTTKAVTKGYAIGSAALAAVVLFAEFAREVAKGSQASTFDLSNPLVLVGLFLGGMLPFIFGALCMKAVGQAAGLVVEEVRRQFRTIKGIMEGTGKPEYGTCVDIVTQAAIQKMMIPGLIPVVAPILVGVILGPQALGGVLVGSIVTGLFVAISMTSGGGAWDNAKKYIEEQGLKGTDTHKAAVTGDTVGDPYKDTAGPAINPMIKVINIVALLIVSLIVK; via the coding sequence GTGAGCGACTCAGCAATTGTGACCTTTGCTCTGATTGCGGCGATTGCCGGTATTGCCTATGGCCTCTATCTTGCTATGTGGGTGTTCAAGCTCAACGCGGGTAATGCGAAGATGCAGGAAATTGCGAAAGCGATTCAGGAGGGCGCCGGCGCCTATATGAATCGCCAGTACAAGACGGTGGGCATGGTGGCGGCGGTGCTGTTCGTAGTGCTCTGGGGGGCGGGCGCCGTATCGGATAAGTTCGGAATGCTGACGGCCATCGGATTTTTAATCGGCGCCGGGGCCTCGGCACTCGCTGGTTATGTGGGTATGATCATCGCGGTCCGGGCGAACGTGCGGACGGCGCAAGCCGCACACAACGGCATGAATGCGGCGTTGACCGTCGCGTTCCGCGGCGGCGCGGTGACGGGGCTGTTGCTGATCGGGCTCGGCCTCTTGGCGATCACCAGTTTCTACACACTGGCCTCGCAGATGGCCGGGCAGGAAAAGGCGATTCATGCCTTGCTCAGCCTCGGTTTCGGAGGCAGCCTGATTTCGGTGTTTGCGCGCGTCGGCGGTGGCATCTACACCAAAGCGGCCGACGTGGGCGCGGACCTGGTCGGCAAAGTGGAAGCAGGCATTCCTGAAGATGATCCTCGCAATCCGGCAGTCATCGCCGACAACGTGGGCGACAACGTCGGCGATTGCGCAGGCATGGCGGCGGACCTTTTCGAAACCTACGCGGTGACGACTGTGGCCGCGATGGTTCTCGCGTTCACAATGTTCAAGGGCGTCAGCGCGCCGATTCTGTATCCGCTCGCGTTGGGCGGTGTGACGATTTTCGCGACCATCATCGGCATTTTGTTTGTGAAGGTGAGCCCGGGCGGCGAGATCATGCCGGCCCTGTACAAGGGGTTGTTTGTGGCCGGCGGGATTGCGGCCGTGGCGTTCTACCCGATCACCTCGAAGATCATGGAGGGCGTCGGTGGGGTGAGCGGTATCAGTTATTACCTGGCGGCGTTGATGGGGCTGGCGGTAACGCTCGCATTGGTGTTCATCACCGATTATTACACGTCCAAGGACTATGCGCCGGTGAAGGATATCGCCAAGGCCAGCGAAACGGGTCATGCGACCAACATCATTGCCGGTCTGGCGGTGGGCATGCAGTCAACGTCCGCCCCGGTGATCGTCATTGGCGCGGCGATTCTCGGCAGTTATTGGATTTGCGGCGGCGCGGCGGCGGGTGGGCTCTATGGCGTCGCTGTGGCTGCGGTGTCGATGCTCTCGATGGCGGGGATCGTGGTGGCGATCGATGCGTTCGGCCCGATTACGGACAATGCCGGTGGGATCGCTGAAATGGCCCATCTGGGGAAAGAAGTGCGCGACATCACGGATCCGCTCGACGCGGTTGGGAATACGACAAAGGCGGTCACCAAGGGTTATGCGATCGGCTCTGCCGCACTCGCGGCGGTGGTCTTGTTTGCGGAGTTCGCCCGTGAGGTGGCCAAGGGGAGCCAAGCCAGCACCTTCGATCTCTCCAATCCCTTGGTACTGGTCGGGCTCTTTCTCGGGGGAATGTTGCCGTTCATTTTCGGCGCGTTGTGTATGAAGGCGGTCGGCCAGGCGGCCGGGCTGGTTGTGGAAGAGGTTCGGCGTCAGTTCCGGACGATCAAAGGCATTATGGAAGGTACCGGAAAGCCGGAGTACGGCACCTGCGTGGATATCGTGACGCAGGCGGCGATTCAGAAGATGATGATTCCGGGGTTGATTCCCGTCGTGGCCCCGATTCTGGTGGGCGTCATCCTTGGACCACAAGCGCTTGGCGGAGTGCTGGTGGGGAGCATCGTGACGGGTCTCTTTGTGGCCATCTCCATGACGAGCGGCGGCGGCGCCTGGGACAATGCCAAGAAGTACATCGAAGAGCAGGGCCTGAAGGGGACCGATACGCATAAGGCGGCGGTGACCGGGGACACGGTCGGCGACCCGTACAAGGATACGGCCGGGCCGGCGATCAATCCGATGATCAAAGTCATCAACATCGTGGCGCTGCTGATCGTCTCGCTCATTGTGAAATAG
- a CDS encoding bifunctional (p)ppGpp synthetase/guanosine-3',5'-bis(diphosphate) 3'-pyrophosphohydrolase — protein sequence MPHETVTELSQLIDRVKSYNVEADLDLVRRAYDFSAKAHEGQMRRSGEPYFRHPLAVAGLLTHLKTDVTAIVAGLLHDTLEDTLATPLELEQRFGKDVVHLVDGVTKIGKITFRNYEEKQAENFRKMVLSMADDIRVVLIKLADRLHNMRTLEYLSEGKRQQIAQETLEIYAPLANRLGIGWIKNELEDLCLKHLKPDVYESLRVRVAKRDEDRQQYIIEVIDLVKKAMAEAGLQGEVSGRPKHLYGIYQKMEKQSISFEEVYDLAALRIITDIKMNCYALLGVIHSLWRPLPGRFKDYIAIPKSNMYQSLHTTVVGPQGEHVEFQIRTEEMHRVSEQGIAAHWKYKEHGRIDEKDGKVFSWLRQFVEWNQDLPDNRQFMDSVKLDLFHDVVYVFTPQGMVKELPKGSTPVDFAYSVHTEIGDHCVGAKVNGKIVPLKHMMESGDMVEILTAANQTPHRDWLKFVRTSRAKTKIKHWIKAEEQSRSIEIGKRLLEAEFRRHGLAPAQMMRSEQLLAVAKQVGYETPEELAAAVGFGHVPTSQVMSKINPPVATEGQTVAPEVPPPPKPVTGRTDDTGVQVKGARDLLMQLSRCCNPVPGDRILGYITRGRGLTIHTVDCPNLEALDYDKNRLVEVEWDHSTPSTHSVKVSVIAVDKTGVLAHVSTAISECQANISRAEITTREDRKAMLDFIIEVLDTAHLARVLKAIERVDGIITVRRVRSWQERS from the coding sequence ATGCCGCACGAGACGGTGACAGAGCTGAGTCAGCTGATCGATCGGGTGAAGAGCTACAACGTCGAGGCGGACCTCGATCTTGTGCGCCGGGCTTATGATTTTTCGGCCAAGGCGCACGAAGGACAGATGCGCCGATCCGGTGAGCCCTATTTTCGGCATCCTCTGGCGGTCGCGGGCCTGCTGACCCACTTAAAGACGGATGTCACGGCCATCGTCGCAGGCCTGCTGCACGACACGCTGGAAGATACGCTGGCTACGCCGCTTGAGTTGGAACAGCGATTCGGGAAGGACGTGGTGCATCTGGTCGACGGCGTGACCAAGATCGGCAAGATTACCTTTCGGAACTACGAGGAAAAGCAGGCGGAAAATTTCCGCAAGATGGTCTTGTCGATGGCGGACGATATCCGCGTCGTCCTCATCAAGCTGGCGGATCGGCTCCACAACATGCGGACTCTGGAATATCTGAGCGAGGGGAAGCGGCAACAAATCGCCCAGGAGACGCTGGAGATTTATGCTCCGTTGGCCAATCGGCTGGGGATCGGTTGGATTAAGAACGAGCTGGAAGACCTCTGTCTGAAACATCTCAAGCCGGATGTCTACGAGTCGTTGCGCGTTCGGGTGGCGAAGCGGGACGAAGACCGGCAGCAGTACATCATTGAAGTCATCGACCTGGTGAAGAAGGCCATGGCCGAGGCCGGTTTGCAGGGTGAAGTCTCCGGCCGCCCCAAACACCTGTACGGCATCTACCAGAAGATGGAGAAGCAATCGATCTCATTCGAAGAGGTGTACGATCTCGCCGCGCTGCGCATCATTACCGACATCAAGATGAACTGTTATGCGCTCCTCGGTGTCATCCATTCACTGTGGCGCCCGTTGCCGGGCCGCTTCAAGGACTACATCGCGATTCCGAAATCCAACATGTATCAGTCGTTGCACACCACCGTCGTCGGTCCCCAAGGCGAACATGTCGAGTTTCAGATTCGGACGGAGGAGATGCATCGCGTTTCTGAACAGGGCATCGCCGCACACTGGAAATACAAAGAGCACGGGCGGATCGACGAGAAAGACGGAAAGGTTTTCAGTTGGCTACGCCAGTTTGTGGAATGGAATCAGGATTTGCCGGACAATCGTCAGTTCATGGATTCGGTGAAGCTGGATCTTTTTCACGATGTCGTCTACGTCTTTACCCCCCAGGGCATGGTGAAGGAATTGCCCAAAGGCTCCACTCCGGTGGATTTTGCCTATTCCGTCCACACCGAAATCGGCGACCACTGTGTGGGGGCGAAGGTCAACGGCAAGATCGTTCCGCTGAAACACATGATGGAAAGCGGAGATATGGTGGAGATCCTGACCGCCGCCAATCAAACGCCTCACCGGGATTGGTTGAAATTCGTCCGCACGTCGCGCGCGAAAACCAAGATCAAACATTGGATCAAGGCCGAAGAGCAATCCCGTAGCATCGAGATTGGCAAGCGGTTGTTGGAAGCCGAGTTCCGCCGGCATGGCCTGGCGCCCGCCCAGATGATGCGGTCGGAACAGCTCCTGGCCGTGGCCAAACAGGTCGGGTATGAAACGCCGGAGGAACTGGCCGCAGCCGTCGGCTTCGGCCATGTGCCGACCTCGCAGGTGATGAGCAAAATCAATCCGCCCGTCGCGACGGAAGGACAGACGGTCGCCCCTGAGGTTCCGCCGCCGCCGAAACCGGTCACCGGACGGACCGATGACACGGGTGTGCAGGTCAAAGGCGCGCGGGACCTGTTGATGCAACTTTCCCGTTGTTGCAATCCTGTGCCGGGCGACCGCATCTTGGGGTATATCACCAGGGGACGTGGACTCACGATTCATACCGTGGATTGTCCCAATTTGGAAGCGTTGGACTATGACAAGAACCGGCTGGTCGAAGTCGAGTGGGACCATTCCACGCCCAGTACACACTCGGTCAAGGTCTCGGTCATCGCCGTGGACAAGACCGGAGTGCTGGCGCATGTCTCGACGGCCATCTCCGAATGTCAGGCCAATATCAGTCGGGCTGAAATTACGACCCGCGAGGATCGGAAGGCGATGCTGGATTTCATCATCGAGGTCTTGGACACCGCACATCTGGCTCGGGTGCTCAAGGCGATTGAAAGGGTGGATGGCATCATCACCGTGCGACGTGTTCGCTCCTGGCAAGAGCGTTCCTAG
- a CDS encoding flavodoxin family protein — MIQLGRVLLLCVSSLLAWPIIGRAADSPLAINVLVAYHSLSGHTERMAEAVAEGARSGPQTHVVLKRAGKVTAEELFAADAIVLGSPVYWSNMAGEVKTFIDDWQFKFGVFPEFKLKNKVGAAFATGGQISSGKELTMLSILAAMLGNQMIVVSGGGAFGASATTEGDSPGIDAQELTGARELGRRVADVAGAVKRGFESQGK, encoded by the coding sequence ATGATTCAGCTGGGGCGAGTGCTGCTTCTGTGCGTCAGCAGTCTTCTGGCCTGGCCGATCATTGGCCGAGCGGCTGATAGCCCGCTGGCGATCAATGTGCTGGTGGCGTATCACTCTCTTTCCGGGCACACCGAGCGAATGGCCGAGGCGGTTGCAGAGGGCGCTCGATCGGGGCCCCAGACGCATGTTGTCCTGAAGCGTGCGGGGAAAGTGACGGCTGAGGAATTATTCGCCGCCGATGCCATTGTGCTCGGGTCTCCTGTCTATTGGTCCAACATGGCCGGTGAGGTGAAGACGTTTATTGACGACTGGCAATTCAAGTTCGGCGTGTTCCCGGAATTCAAATTGAAGAACAAGGTAGGGGCTGCATTTGCAACCGGCGGCCAGATTTCCAGCGGGAAAGAGCTGACGATGCTCTCAATCCTTGCGGCGATGCTGGGGAATCAGATGATTGTCGTCAGCGGTGGTGGTGCGTTTGGCGCTTCTGCGACAACAGAAGGCGACAGTCCTGGCATTGATGCGCAAGAGCTGACTGGAGCCCGCGAGTTGGGTCGGCGGGTGGCTGACGTTGCCGGTGCGGTCAAGAGGGGATTCGAGTCACAGGGAAAATAA